The genomic interval gtcacttttctgttgaggtgcccatatttttgcaccggtcaaattttggtttaatgcatattgcgcattttctgttagtacaataaacctcatttcaatcctgaaatattactgtgtccatcagttattagatatatcaaactgaaatggctgctgcaaacaccaaaatatttagaactaaaaatgattaagattaataggggggcacaaactttttcataggactgtaaataggttggttaaaaaaaaaattggaacgaTGGATAGCGCTGAAACCCACATGAAAACCCCATTGTCTGAACCTACGCTTAGACTCTGCGTTACCATTTTCGTTATAAACGGAAACCATGACCCAATTTGGGGATCCGGCACACAATAGGATGCTGCCCAGTAGCACTGACTTCTAATGGAGCCCGTCAGCCTCTACCGTTGTCCCTTCATTTGGGGGGGATCCCAAACTGTGTCCGAGTTTCCGTTTataatggatagagatgagcgaacgctattcGAAACtgatgtttcgaatagcacgcacccgtaggaatgaatggatgcagccgacacgcagggggttaagcagccggcaaagtcggcgtgccggccgcttccattcattcctatgggagcgtgctatactATTTCGGtagtgttcgctcgtctctaataATGGACAATACAGATAAGGCGGCTAGGGTCGCCGTTGCGCTGGGTGACCTGTCGGTAAGAAAACGCAAGGTTGATCAGGTTGGAAAATACGTTGGCGTACGTCACTCACAGGCTCCAAAAAGTAAACCGTATACTGACGTATTCCACCCTTAGGCCAGCAGGATATTTTTTGACATATGTGGGTCATGGGCCCGATGTCACTGGCCACGCAGTGATCGCCGTGCTCACCTGAGCCCCATGGCTGCCACCGCTTGGGATAGGTCTTCAATACTGTAGTtccaaaaaaaatccctttaagagaggaTTCTTTACCGTAACCGTGTGTCTGTGTTCCAGGTGATGACGCTTCCTCGCCGCCCTGCGCCAGGATACCGTAGACTGTTGAGTGAAGCAGGGGCGATCTACATCTCTTAGTCCTCTGCTGACACCAGCCTGATCCATCATGGCGGACCTTATACTAAATTTGGACTTTTCCACTGGACTCGCAAAAATTAAAACTGATCCAGGAAGTCGAAAGCACAGGCAGTTTTTGAGAAAGATGATGTTTGTCAAaaggaagcagcagcagcagcagcagcggaaaAACTCAGGGGACCACAGCAAGAAGAACGGACAGGCGAACGCTAAGAAAGGCGGCCATGACAGGAAGGGGAGGCCTAATCTGTTCCACAAGCAGggggcagcagatacatcatccCGGTCAGTGACTGTGAGCGCCCCCCGTCAGCCTGGCACGTTAAGTGTCAGTAAAAACTGTGCCCCAAATCATCCTCCAGCCAAAGGCCCCAATCCTCCCGCGAAGGGCGGCGCCAAAAACCCCACAAAGCCCTTTATTTCGCCGCAGAGCCTGCTCAGTGAGTACGAGGGCTGCCTCCCCTCTATGTCATCGATACCCAGCTACAAAATCGTTGCCATTGACTGTGAAATGGTGGGCACCGGCGTGAAGGGACGCATCAGCTCCCTGGCGCGGTGCAGCATCGTCAATTACCAAGGAGACGTGGTGTACGACGAGTACGTAAAGCCCCCCTGTCCCGTCACGGATTACAGGACCAGATGGAGCGGGATCCGCAGGGAGCATTTAACAAACGCCGTCCCCTTCAAGGAGGCGCAGAAAGAGGTGAGCGGCCGAGATCAGGCGATACGGAGAGCCATGACTGGGTATTATGGCGTCACAGGGTGCGGCCTCTACGCCGAAAATCACTACGTAGCCCCTGACTAAGGGGAGAACTGACCTCAAAGGGGTTGAGCAATGAATGGCACTTACCTCCTACCATAGTACGCGTCTAATCGGGGGTCCTACTGATCACGGGAATGGCGGGCTTGCGCACTCTGTCTTCGTCAGTCTCAGTGGTTGAGTGGCGAGGTAGCACAtgtccgacccccccccccccccccccccccccccattctcgtGACCTGTGGGACCCCAGCAGTCAGACGTGTATCCACTATCTTGTTTTAGTGGGACATCCctttaagggattttttttatttttatccttaGTATACGTTATGTATATGTAATCTGTTGGAGTCCAACTCCCAGGTACCCCTGCCGACTAGCTGCTTGAATAGACCGTGACCCTCACAAGCCTCAGTCTCTTCCCCGTGCTGATGAGGTCATATTTctcggtcacatggtacagcagtcaagggaatggggctgagctgcaataccaatcacaaCCTCTATGATATATGAGGCGCTGTACTTGATATTCCTGCATGCTGTGGACTCTTTAGAcatctgatcggtggaggtcctgGGTCTCAGACATCCACCGATCACATATTATTCGTCattccttaggatgggtcatcaatacgttctaggaaacccctttaaagaagaaatATATAGAGTTCAGGCTCTGACCAGGCGGCCGCTCCTCTTAATTTTGGGGAAGACATCTGAGCCCCCCACCATATTGTTATGTGTCTTTAGTATATACCTACGCTTATCACAGCCCCCCACCATATTGATCATTCTAGTTAAGCGACTGCAGTATTCAGATgagctctaccccccccccctttactaattaccaagcacagcaccctaTATTGTACAGTGgcggtgcttggtattacaggtcagcccatgtgaccgatgaacttGACGCCACTGACCTGCATTGAACAATGGGGGTTCCTGGTGTCGGACCCCAGAGATCAGCTGTTAACCGCCTATGGGGTAATGCTTGTTCAGGACTGTCCAGACCTATGTGTAACATGTGGTCCATTTACCATAGGCAAATCCAGAACATGAAAATTTCAGTATATTCCAAATTCTACCAGTAGGGGGCACATCTGCCATCCCTACAGGAGTCAATGCTTTCCCCTAGGTCAGAGCATGTAGTAGGTTTTCCTCGGGTTGTGCCTGATAATTGGATTTAGATAAAATTCTGCCCCCTATTGAATCTTCTAGTGGTCAGATCTGCAATcattgcagccaccactaggtggagctgacAACCTATGGATTTATATAGCTCCTGCGTGTATACATGAGTGGTCTTATAGACTTCCACCCTTCTCCTCCATCCTGCAGGTCTTAAAGCTTCTCCATGGCAAGTTGGTGATCGGTCACGCCATCCAGAACGACTACAAGGCCCTGGGCTACTTCCATACTAAGGAGATGACACGAGACACCTCCAGGATCCCCCTGCTGAACCGCAAAGCTGGTCTCGCTGAGAGGGAAATGGCGTCCCTGAAGCGTCTCACCAAACTGGTCCTTAACAAGGATATCCAGGTAATGTCCCTGCACCCgtcgtccttaaaggggttgcctgggacTGTGATACTAAGCTCTACTGGTTCtcctcatatccatcagtcacatggccaagCTGCAATTTAGTCCCATTCAAAAggaagggactgagctgcaattgtTATCGCTTGGGGTACTGTCTGACATGGGAGTAACTGCCGTCCATATAAACCATATTCTCTCTTCTCATAGATGGGAAAACGTGGCCATTCCTCCGTAGAAGATGCCAGAGCCACCATGGAACTGTACCGGGCCGTGGAGGCGGAGTACGAGCAGGAGCTGGCGGCGGGCACAGTCCAGCAATGACATGACCTCCAGTTTTATCGTAGAAAGCGTTTTATACAAGGATTACGGGAATAAAATCAGAGCGCTGCCTGCACTGTCCGCGTCCTGGTGTCACGTGTGTGTCGTAGAATAGTTTATTAAGGGTtaacctttagagatgagcgagtagtagtccatcgaatacctcgctccaataggaatgcgtgtaagcggtccttggtgtttggctgcttacatgcattcctatgggagcgagttaTTCGATGGAATACAACGCGCTCATCTCGATTAACCTTTCCAGTTGTATGAATGTGACCTCACCCCTATAAACTTATGCTCAGATTCGCTCCAAGGGGGATCTGATAATAAGATGGAGACATCGGGACACATTATTGCCCTTATGGGACACATTAATTGCCTATAAGGGCAACTGTAGGGTGGAGATATAAGGAAGCCCCAGATGTGCCGACAAATGTGAGGGAGAACCACACAAAAAGTACACAAGTCCGTCATAAGCACTCTCTAAAATGTGATAGGATCCCCCAAACCTTCCCAATTTTCCAAGACATAAGTTGAAGAATAAAGTCCCCGATTACCAAAGCTAAGGGTGACCCAGTCTCACCCCGGTGTTCACCAATGGGCTGCACCTTCTCTTCACAAAAGCACAGTGGATGGCTGGGATTGGAGGGAACCTACATGGCCACACGAATCCTACCCCTAGACCTCACGAGGGTCCTAAAAAGGTAACCAAATCTCGAGCCCGGTGTTCCCACTGAAGAAGACCAGGAAAATAAAGGTGAGCCCCCTGGCTCCCTGGCATCGATCCAGTGGCCCAGACTCCCACCATGAGGTCTTCTACCGTCCATCAATGGCGTCGTGTCACTCCCTTACAGTGTGTCGCCAGTCCTTGGACACTTCAGTACTTGGGTTTTTCAAGTTCTATGGCCCCCTAGCATCGATCTGGTGGCCCAGACTTACCACCATGTGGTTCTCTGCCTTCCGTCAATGGTGCCGTGTCATTGAGTCATCACTTCCACTGGCGGAGGCGACCATCGacaagaacagatactacacgtGATCTTAGCCAAGAGACCTAGAAGTGATTCTCGATTAAAAAAAGACTAAAAGATATCAAAGTCTTCTCCAAACTGAAAGAGATCCCACTGGGTTTTTGGCCCAGTACACACTAGTTTTAACATGGAGGATGTAAGTCATATTAAaacccctggacaacccctttaagccttcgaGTGGCTCAGTCATATATAACCAAGACATCTGGAGAAAAGTTATACTCAGCTTCATCCAGTGCAGACTATCACCTCTGGCTGGATGCCACTGTAACAACCCCTCACCTGTGCGATGTATAAGATTTTTATAGGTTTTCAACCTCGTTGCTGTTATTTCTGACACAAGATGTGATGTTATTAGACGGGTGCAGGTCAACATTTGTCAGCACAGTAAAAGAGATCAAGACAACATGGCCGAAATGTTACTGCAGGGGAGTAACTTGGGGAAGGGGGTTGCATCCTGGCTTACACCCCATTGAGGGCCCATAAGGTGTcacttcccaatatgaggagaccagtactatatacaatacagtgACATTTGGGTGCCCCAAGAGCTTCATGTTACATATCTGTGTAGCAGGTACAAGGTTGTGGctcagactatgttcacatctgcgccgggtgCACAGCCATTGTCAAATCCATCTGAAAAAAACAAGGATTTGACAAATGATTATACAGCTCCAGATACACATTGGTGGATTATTTAACGACCTGTTCTAATAAGTTTTTCTAAACTTTCAATGCATCACAAAAACTGATTAAGTGCGGAGACAACAACGCAGTAATGAACCCAGCCGGAACAGTCAAAAAAATTGGTCTACGTTTTACCTATTGCGCTGTAATTTCTGTGttgtccactaggtggcagtactGCACTGGTTTAGTATTTACAGTGCCCGTATCATACACTTGCCTGTCTGGACATAGAAGCCATGACTTGATGATTGGTTATTGATCGGATATTTCTGTCTATAGTTACTTAAAgtgccctgtgtgtgtgtgtgtgtatatatatatatatggcaactCCATATAGCAACTGGATTTACAAAATCACATAACTCGTGATTCGTCTCAGTCGTGCATTGCCCAGTGAAAATAGAAAAAAGACACGTGTGTATGTGACGTTGTGGTGCCTGACAGCCTCTCGGTCGATAGACACCTTACAGtatcacatatagtatataagatGCTGATGTAACACGAGGCATTatagtgatggtggaagtagggatGGATGCGTTATTCagcactgcatgatccaaagcaagcACTCCACTTTCTTCAGCAATACACAAACCTTGCAATAGAGCAAGAGAATTCTAGGAGTAGGAGAAGcagaacaaagtttagtcagattgAATCAATTACAGGCCGATTGGTGAAataaatcatagataggagtTAGGGGAATagctgtaaagcaatacagtcaaTGGATGGTTAACCCTTTTGCCAATTTTGTCTAGCCTTAAGTTCACTTCTGCTCCATGGTCTCCATCGTTCAGGTTTGCTGGGGGACCCAAACAACATAGTGCCAGTCCACTGAAAttaactgtaatggggtccactgggtgtgCGCTgtaaagcagcaaaaaaaaaagtcctctgaCTTTTCTCCCAGAGGATTTTCGGCGGTTTCTGTGCTGCAGTCTCTGTTTGAACTTGAAATTACTGGAAAACCCAGGACAGGGGACTGGCAACAGGAGAGGAACAAGGAAtcacttgtgcaagtactaacaataagagtgtggatggcaacagcaacTCTACATCCGGTCTCGGTGGCACCACCAGGAGATgcaggattgttgtacttcctgagaatcaTCTCTTGCAGCCATATTGCCACAGCTACCATCAGTCAAGCAGACaagtcctgtggcctggtccaccatcatattccactatAGCGCACTGTTGGTAtaggtctataaaaaaaaaatcattttgatttcacatctgctcccatcaTGGAACATAAACTAATCCTAGACACACACCGGCCAAACCTGAAATGAAGAGGTTCGCCCATTTCTAGTACTGCCATACACACAGGTACATCTATGGTGGGCAagaaatgaaatatatattatatatatatatatatatatatatatatatatatatattacactcaccggccactttattaggtacaccatgctagtaacgggttggacccccttttgccttcagaactgcctcaattcttcgtggcatagatacaacaaggtgctggaagcattcctcagagattttggtccatattgacatgatggcatcacacagttgccgcagatttgtcggctgcacatccatgatgcgaatctcccgttccaccacatcccaaagatgctcctctattggattgagatctggtgactgtggagaccattggagtacagtgaactcattgtcatgttcaagaaaccagtctgagatgattccagctttatgacatggcattgcattatcctgctgaaagtagccatcagatgttgggtacattgtggtcataaagggatggacatggtcagcaacaatactcaggtaggctttggcgttgcaacgatgctcaattggtaccaaggggcccaaagagtgccaagaaaatattccccacaccatgacaccaccaccaccagcctgaaccgttaccgatacaaggcaggatggatccatgctttcatgttgttgacgccaaattctgaccctaccatccgaatgtcgcagcagaaatcgagactcatcagaccaggcaacgtttttccaatcttcaattgtccaatttcgatgagcttgtgcaaattgtagcctcagtttcctgttcttagctgaaaggagtggcacccggtgtggtcttctgctgctgtagcccatctgcctcaaagttcgacgtactgtgcggcgttcagagatgctcttctggctaccttggttgtaacgggtggctatttgagtcactgttgcctttctatcagctcgaaccagtctggccattctcctctgacctctggcatcaacaacgcatttccgcccacagaactgccgctcactggatgttttttctttttcggaccattctctgtaaaccctagagatggttgtgcgtgaaaatcccagtagatcagcagtttctgaaatactcagaccagcccttctggcaccaacaaccatgccacgttcaaaggcactcaaatcacctttcttccccatactgatgctcggtttgaactgcaggagattgtcttgaccatgtctacatgcctaaatgcactgagttgccgccatgtgattggctgattagaaattaagtgttaacgagcagttggacaggtgtacctaataaagtggccggtgagtgtatatatatatatatatatatatatatatatatatatatatatttttttttgcaggcatGTTTGGCAGCTGGCTCTTCACGAGCTATAGAGTGCAGACAATGGTCTCCTATCTGCGTACCTGTTGGGTATAATTCACATTACTGCACACAGGTATGCAGCGTAATTCATACTTAGAAATTACACAACGCACACACAGAGAGCCATTGTTCTGTACCCGCAGTCTATAGAGGGCAGCGGAGAGAACATCATATAATACATGATGGGGAGTGTAGTGTTCtccgcagacagtatcacacatgctggattagatacaccgctcagcatgcagtatcacacaggcttagatacatctgTTATGTTACTTTTATATCGGCCCTGACGATTTTCTTGGTCCCACGTCCCTCTATAGAAGGCTCTTAGTATGGGGCCTGTTTATTTGGATGTCTCCTTAGTACATAACTGGCTCATGTCCCTCTATAGATGGTTCTGCGTCTAAGTGTCTTCTGACTCCATCACTAGCTAAGGTGTCTCTATAGATTGTTCTCAGTCTGGGGCCTGGTTATCTGGGTGTCTTCTGACTCCATCGTTGGCTCATGTCCCTCTATAGATGGTTCTCAGTCCGGGGCCTGTTTATCTGGGTGTCTTCTGACTCCATCGTTGGCTCATATCCCTCTATAGATGGTTCTCCGTCCAGGTGTCTTCTGACTCCATCACTAGCTAATGTTTCTCTGTAGACAGTTCTCAGTCTGGGCCTGCTTCTCTAGATGTCTACTGATTCCATCACTGGCTCACGTTCCTCTATAGACGGTTGTTATTCCAGGGCCTGTTTATCTGGGTATCTTCTGACTCCATCACTGACTCACGTCCCTCTATAGATGGCTCTTAGTTTGGGACACATTTATCTGGTTGTCTCCTGACTCCATCACTGGCTCAGGTCCCTCTATGTATGTTCCTCAGTCCGGGGTCCATCTATCTGGGTGTCTTCTAACTTCACTGCTGGCTCGCTTTATCTGGGTTTCTTATTATTCCATTCCTCTATAGATGGTTTTATATCCAGGTGTCTTCTGACTCCATCGCTAGCCCATGTTCCTCTATAGACGGTTCTTAGTCTGAGGCCTTTATCTGGGTGCCTTCTGACTCCATCTCTGGCTAATGTCCCTCTATAGATGACTCTCAGTCCGGGGCCCCATTTTTTTGGTTGTCTTCAGACTCCATTGCTGGCTCACATCCCTCTATAGATGGCTCTCAGTCCGGTGCCCGGTTATCTGGGTGTCTTCTGACTCCATCGCTGGCTCATATCCCGTTATAGACAGTTCTCAGTCCGGGGCCTGTTTATCTGGGTGTCTTCTGACTCCATCACTGGCTCACGTCCCTCTATAGATGGTTCTCAGTCTGGGGCCCGGTGTCTGGGGCCCATTTATCTGGGTGTCTTCAGATTCCATCGCTGGCTCACATCCCTCTATAGAAGGTTCTCAGTCCGGGGCCCGGTATCTGGGTGTCTTCTGACTCCATCGCTGGCTCACGTCCCTCTATAGACAGTTCCCAGTCCGGGGCCTGTTTATCTGGGTGTCTTCTGACTCCATCGCTGGCTCACATCCGTCTATAGATGGTTCTCAGTCCGGGGCCCATTTATCTGGGTGTCTTCTGACTCCATCACTGGCTCATATCCCGTTATAGATGGCTCTCAGTCCGTGGCCCATTTATCTGGGTGTCTTCAGACTCCATCGCTGGCTCATATCCCTCTATAGATGGCTCTCAGTCCGGTGCCCGGTTATCTGGGTGTCTTCTGACTCCATCGCTGGCTCACATCCCTCTATAGATGGTTCTCAGTCCGTGGCCCATGTATCTGGGTGTCTTCTGACTCCATCGCTGGCTCACGTCCTTCTATAGACAGTTCTCAGTCCGGTGCCGGTTATCTGGGTGTTTTCTGACTCCATCGTTGGCTCATATCCCGTTATAGATGTTTCTCAATTCGGGGCCCGGTATCTGGGTGTCTTCAGACTCCATCGCTGGCTCATATCCCTCTATAGATGGTTCTCAGTCCGGGGCCTGTTTATCTGGGTGTCTTCTGACTCCATCGCTGGCTCACGTCCTTCTATAGACTGCTCTGTCTTTTCATCACTCCTTTGTACGGCGCTCCCCGGAGGGTATTCGGTTTCTGTGTGGAAGATGAAGGCCGCCTCTCTGAGGGACAACATCGGTGTCTTCTTATCACCCCACCATTGTTCAGACTGAAAGTTCACAGAATTAATGTTGAGATGGAAACAAGTAAATCCTGGCCGCCATGAGACCCGAAACCCCGAGAGACCTCACACCTCTTATCTGCCACACCGCGGCCCGGGATGGGGACAAAGATGAGAACAGTCAATGTCCTGGCCTAAATGTCACCGAGACACTCCCCCGCCCCTGTCTGTACCCTTGTATGTGAGATCTGGAATTAGGACAGACCCCTTAAAAGTAGGTCATCTACACAACTGACATTTTgtacacagctgagggtttgtaacAATGATATCCAGATCtcagggagaattcagacagtgcagagtggtaaaaactgcttcttGCTGTGGTTATCAAATATTCTAGGTTATTTATCatgctttctttcaaaaacagcgccatgCTTGTCAACTGGTTGGGTCTGGTATTGCACTTAATCTCCATTGCAATACCTGACACCACCTAtgtacaggtgtggcgctgtttatagCATGGCATGTATCCTACTTTTCTATATAAAAGGGATTTTTCGAGATTTCCATATTCTATTGGTGGACGGCCTAGCCCAGACTAAAGGGGCTGCAAGGCCCTGGCCTCTTTCCTGTATACCAGGCTCAACACCGTATACTGTATAACAAAATGTCATCTGTAGACCTGCACTAGTTAACCTGATCCAGGCCTAAACTCATCCCGGCCCTTATTAGGCCCATTTTACCTTCCCATGGGGTAGAGAAAgccatttactgtatatagatTCACCTACTAATGAGATTATacctccccctccccaccccataGCCCCAGAGCAGATTTCCCATCTACAAAGGTAATGGCTTTAGCTGTAATTGACTTTGTAGAGGATTAGTAACATACCTGACCCCCAAATCCTTAAATCAGATGCCCCTGCTGTCCACAATATTTAGGAAGGCCTAAGACACAAACACAATGCAAATGAGCTTCATTTGTGAGACACTGGGCCCTAATGGAGAAAGCCCCAGAACCTATTATCTCATTAACTGATAAGGAACTGAGGAGGGGGCTGGAAGGGGGTCTTTATTtgttatgtgtaaaccaacaaaTGTTTAGGCAAACCCAGGGGGTCGGAGGTTTCTGAACAA from Leptodactylus fuscus isolate aLepFus1 chromosome 7, aLepFus1.hap2, whole genome shotgun sequence carries:
- the ISG20L2 gene encoding interferon-stimulated 20 kDa exonuclease-like 2 encodes the protein MADLILNLDFSTGLAKIKTDPGSRKHRQFLRKMMFVKRKQQQQQQRKNSGDHSKKNGQANAKKGGHDRKGRPNLFHKQGAADTSSRSVTVSAPRQPGTLSVSKNCAPNHPPAKGPNPPAKGGAKNPTKPFISPQSLLSEYEGCLPSMSSIPSYKIVAIDCEMVGTGVKGRISSLARCSIVNYQGDVVYDEYVKPPCPVTDYRTRWSGIRREHLTNAVPFKEAQKEVLKLLHGKLVIGHAIQNDYKALGYFHTKEMTRDTSRIPLLNRKAGLAEREMASLKRLTKLVLNKDIQMGKRGHSSVEDARATMELYRAVEAEYEQELAAGTVQQ